The Myotis daubentonii chromosome 9, mMyoDau2.1, whole genome shotgun sequence genome has a segment encoding these proteins:
- the LOC132241927 gene encoding olfactory receptor 9I1 has translation MAKNNLTTVTEFILMGFTDYPRLEILFFLVFLNFYVVTLLGNVGMIILIQLDVQLHNPMYFLLSHLSLLDACYTSVITPQILATLATGKTVISYSQCAAQFFFFTICAGTECFLLAVMAYDRYVAVSNPLLYTIAMNPRICWRLVVGAYVCGISGAILRTTCTFTLSFCDNNQINFFFCDLPPLLKLACDDTTNTEIVIVFFGNFVILANALVILISYLLIIKAILRVKSSGGRAKSFSTCASHLTAVVLFFGTLIFMYLRSGSSKSLEEDKIVSVFYTVVIPMLNPLIYSLRNKDVKAAFKRVADRFQVFWNMHT, from the coding sequence ATGGCCAAGAATAATCTCACCACAGTGACCGAGTTCATTCTCATGGGCTTTACTGACTACCCCAGGTTAGAGATTCTCTTCTTTCTGGTGTTTCTGAATTTCTATGTAGTCACCCTTCTGGGAAATGTGGGGATGATTATTCTGATCCAGCTGGATGTCCAACTCCACAACCCAATGTACTTCCTTCTGAGTCACCTCTCCCTTCTAGATGCCTGCTACACCTCAGTCATCACCCCTCAGATTCTGGccacactggccacaggcaagacGGTCATCTCCTATAGCCAATGTGCTGCCCAGTTCTTTTTCTTCACCATTTGTGCAGGTACAGAGTGTTTCCTGCTGGCAGTGATGGCCTATGACCGTTATGTTGCTGTCAGCAACCCACTGCTCTACACCATAGCCATGAATCCCAGAATCTGCTGGAGGTTAGTGGTGGGAGCCTATGTCTGTGGGATATCGGGGGCCATCCTGCGAACCACATGTACCTTCACCCTCTCCTTCTGTGATAACAATCAGATTAACTTCTTCTTCTGCGACCTCCCGCCCCTGCTGAAGCTTGCCTGCGATGACACAACAAACACTGAGATTGTCATTGTCTTCTTCGGCAACTTTGTGATTTTAGCCAATGCCTTGGTCATCCTGATATCCTACCTACTCATCATCAAGGCCATTTTGAGAGTGAAATCCTCAGGTGGCAGGGCCAAGTCTTTCTCCACATGTGCCTCCCATCTCACTGCTGTAGTCCTTTTCTTTGGGACTCTCATCTTCATGTATCTGCGGAGTGGCTCAAGCAAATCCCTAGAGGAAGACAAGATTGTATCTGTCTTCTACACTGTGGTCATCCCCATGCTGAATCCTCTGATCTATAGCCTGAGAAACAAAGATGTGAAAGCAGCCTTCAAAAGGGTCGCTGATAGATTCCAGGTGTTTTGGAACATGCACACCTGA